A section of the Paenibacillus odorifer genome encodes:
- a CDS encoding tagaturonate reductase encodes MKRLNSDNWTAYKQYPEKVLQFGEGNFMRAFVDWQIHTMNQKTDFNGGVVVVQPLANGLAEMLNDQNGLYTLYLQGIKDGAAVKEHEVINCITRTLNPYSQHEEYMKLAENPELRFIVSNTTEAGIAFEAGDKLTDTPQSSFPGKLTALLYKRYQIFNGDASKGFIIIPCELIDRNGDELKKVILKYAELWNLGEGFVNWLNEANTFCCSLVDRIVPGYPRDSIAEITEELGYEDKLVVVGEQFHLWVIEGPQWIKKEFPAELAGLNVLVVDDMAPYRTRKVRILNGAHTAMTPVAYLYGIDTVAEAIEHEEVGAYVKSLIYDEIIPTLDLPAEELNSFADAVLERFLNPYVQHYLMSISLNSISKFKTRDLPSLLRYVEAKGQLPEKLVFSLSALIAFYRGRRGEEDIQLADDADILEWFASLWGGWDGTDTGLRALAVEVLAATNRWGCDLNEVAGLTDKVTEGLIAIEKNGMKQALKAYVKRPAHN; translated from the coding sequence ATGAAAAGATTAAATAGCGATAATTGGACAGCTTACAAGCAGTATCCTGAGAAGGTCCTACAATTTGGCGAAGGCAATTTCATGCGCGCTTTTGTAGATTGGCAGATTCATACCATGAATCAAAAAACGGATTTCAATGGTGGAGTGGTTGTTGTACAGCCGCTGGCTAACGGACTGGCGGAAATGCTAAATGATCAGAATGGGCTGTATACCCTTTATCTGCAAGGCATTAAAGACGGAGCGGCTGTAAAAGAGCACGAGGTAATTAATTGTATTACGCGGACGCTTAATCCCTATTCACAGCATGAGGAGTATATGAAGCTGGCTGAGAACCCTGAGCTGCGCTTTATCGTGTCTAATACTACTGAAGCGGGAATTGCTTTTGAAGCCGGCGACAAGTTAACCGATACGCCGCAGAGTAGTTTCCCGGGCAAGCTGACGGCCTTATTGTACAAACGTTATCAAATTTTTAATGGGGATGCTTCTAAAGGTTTTATCATCATTCCATGTGAGCTGATTGACCGGAATGGTGATGAGCTCAAAAAGGTTATTTTGAAATATGCTGAGCTGTGGAATCTTGGAGAAGGTTTTGTGAACTGGTTGAATGAAGCTAATACCTTCTGCTGCAGTCTGGTGGACCGCATTGTTCCCGGTTATCCAAGAGACAGCATTGCCGAGATTACAGAAGAGTTGGGTTATGAGGATAAGCTGGTCGTTGTCGGCGAGCAATTCCATCTTTGGGTAATTGAAGGACCACAGTGGATTAAAAAGGAGTTCCCGGCTGAACTAGCAGGTCTTAATGTGTTGGTGGTGGATGATATGGCCCCTTATCGGACTCGTAAAGTGAGGATTTTAAACGGAGCTCATACAGCTATGACACCAGTAGCGTATTTGTACGGTATTGATACGGTTGCTGAGGCCATTGAGCACGAAGAGGTTGGGGCGTACGTGAAGTCCTTAATCTACGATGAGATTATACCAACGCTGGATCTGCCGGCAGAGGAATTGAATTCTTTTGCAGACGCGGTATTAGAAAGATTCCTGAACCCTTATGTGCAGCATTACTTGATGAGCATTTCCCTCAATTCTATATCGAAGTTTAAGACAAGAGATCTGCCTTCTTTACTGCGATATGTAGAGGCCAAAGGACAATTGCCTGAAAAGCTTGTCTTCTCATTGAGCGCATTAATTGCCTTCTATAGAGGACGCAGAGGGGAAGAAGACATTCAACTGGCTGATGATGCGGATATTTTGGAATGGTTCGCCTCCTTATGGGGAGGGTGGGATGGCACAGACACCGGGCTGCGCGCACTGGCCGTCGAAGTACTTGCCGCAACCAATCGCTGGGGCTGTGATCTGAATGAAGTGGCTGGACTTACTGACAAGGTGACAGAAGGACTGATTGCGATTGAGAAAAATGGCATGAAGCAAGCGTTAAAAGCGTACGTGAAGAGACCGGCACACAACTAA
- a CDS encoding LacI family DNA-binding transcriptional regulator — protein sequence MAPTIKDIAKLANVSHTTVSRALNNSPLIKEVTRKKIAEIAAQVGYVPNYNAKSLVMQRSYTIGLFFTSIANGTTSGFFSDTIRGVNSVIDVEYNLFIRGIDDYAEYSSIHRKRFDGIILMSQSEADNKFIYHVVQQGIPIVVLNREIDDRSIINIISNDREGAYNAGKYLIENGHQDIAIIEGVEGFKSTQERRDGFIKALIDHNIPVRNDYMISGNYDMQSGYEAMGKLLDLEKPPTAVFCSNDDMAIGAMKGVFERGLQVPNDISVVGFDDIGFSLFANPSLTTVKRPIEKISEQGARQLLSLVKEPSEKDGRISIETELIARESVRKLQK from the coding sequence ATGGCACCTACAATCAAGGATATCGCCAAATTGGCGAATGTATCGCATACAACTGTATCGAGAGCACTTAACAATAGTCCACTAATTAAAGAGGTCACACGTAAAAAAATTGCCGAGATCGCTGCGCAAGTGGGCTACGTCCCTAATTACAATGCCAAAAGCCTTGTGATGCAGCGATCCTATACCATTGGTCTGTTCTTCACGAGTATTGCCAACGGCACAACTTCGGGTTTCTTCTCTGACACGATTCGTGGTGTAAATAGTGTCATAGATGTAGAGTACAATCTGTTCATCCGTGGGATCGACGATTATGCGGAATATTCCTCTATTCATCGCAAACGTTTTGATGGAATTATTCTAATGAGCCAGAGTGAAGCAGATAATAAATTCATTTACCATGTTGTCCAGCAAGGCATTCCAATCGTTGTGCTGAACCGGGAAATTGATGACCGCTCCATTATCAACATCATCTCGAACGACCGGGAAGGTGCTTATAATGCAGGCAAATACCTGATCGAAAACGGGCATCAAGACATTGCAATTATTGAAGGTGTCGAGGGCTTTAAATCCACACAGGAACGCAGAGATGGCTTTATAAAAGCTTTGATTGACCATAATATCCCTGTTCGTAATGACTACATGATAAGTGGTAATTATGATATGCAAAGTGGATATGAGGCGATGGGCAAGCTACTGGATCTCGAGAAACCACCAACTGCTGTATTTTGCTCCAATGATGATATGGCGATTGGGGCTATGAAAGGTGTGTTTGAGCGAGGGCTGCAGGTGCCAAATGATATCTCTGTTGTTGGTTTTGACGACATTGGGTTTTCACTTTTTGCCAATCCTTCACTCACCACGGTCAAACGTCCTATTGAGAAGATTAGTGAGCAAGGCGCTCGCCAGCTGTTAAGCTTGGTCAAGGAGCCCTCAGAAAAAGACGGGCGGATCTCGATCGAGACAGAGCTTATTGCCAGAGAATCAGTCAGGAAGTTGCAGAAGTAG
- a CDS encoding UxaA family hydrolase has product MKEVLQINEADNVAVALKDYKAGDTIVIGSKEIKITEDIARGHKIALSSISEGENVLKYGYPIGHAIASIAPGQWVHTHNTKTNLTGVEEYTFEQKLTPNPFTAENLTFKGYRRFDGSVGIRNELWIVPTVGCVNGVAEQIINIFKAEVGDIAPFDNVLVLKHNYGCSQLGDDHDNTRTILANAVKHPNAGGVLVLGLGCENNNLHIFKDMLGSYDEDRVRFLVSQEVGNEIEEGVKLLKEIYNNVQGDQREEVSLSELKIGLKCGGSDGLSGITANPLLGRLSDYMAAQGGTTVLTEVPEMFGAEKILMERAADETIFHKIVDLINDFKQYFMDYKQPVYENPSPGNKAGGITTLEDKSLGCTQKSGNATVMDVLKYGELITNKGLNLLNAPGNDLVASSALAAAGCQLVIFTTGRGTPFGTFVPTMKVSTNTPLYEGKRHWIDFNAGVLVEDGSPDEVLRSFINYIISVASGEWVNNEKNNFREISIFKTGVTL; this is encoded by the coding sequence ATGAAAGAAGTATTGCAGATTAATGAGGCTGATAATGTCGCTGTTGCACTTAAAGACTATAAAGCAGGCGACACCATTGTGATTGGTTCAAAAGAGATTAAAATTACTGAAGATATCGCTAGAGGCCATAAAATTGCACTATCCAGCATTAGCGAAGGTGAAAACGTATTGAAATATGGTTACCCCATTGGTCATGCTATAGCGTCTATCGCGCCGGGGCAGTGGGTGCATACCCATAACACTAAGACAAACCTAACAGGGGTAGAGGAATATACCTTTGAGCAGAAGCTGACGCCGAATCCTTTTACAGCGGAGAATTTGACCTTTAAGGGGTATCGCCGCTTTGATGGATCCGTAGGTATCCGCAATGAGCTGTGGATCGTCCCTACTGTTGGTTGTGTGAATGGAGTGGCGGAGCAGATCATCAATATTTTCAAAGCAGAGGTTGGGGATATCGCACCTTTCGATAACGTGCTCGTGCTTAAGCATAATTACGGTTGCTCCCAGCTGGGCGATGATCATGACAATACGCGAACGATTCTGGCTAACGCGGTTAAACACCCGAATGCGGGCGGCGTGCTTGTGCTCGGATTGGGCTGTGAGAATAACAATTTGCATATTTTTAAAGATATGCTTGGCAGCTATGATGAGGATCGTGTGCGTTTCCTTGTCTCCCAAGAGGTTGGGAATGAGATTGAAGAAGGCGTGAAGCTGCTGAAGGAAATCTACAATAATGTACAAGGCGATCAACGGGAAGAAGTATCACTCTCCGAGCTGAAGATCGGTCTGAAATGTGGAGGCTCCGACGGGTTATCCGGTATTACTGCGAATCCGCTCCTTGGACGTCTGTCTGATTATATGGCTGCTCAAGGCGGGACCACTGTACTGACTGAAGTGCCTGAAATGTTTGGTGCCGAAAAAATTCTAATGGAACGTGCTGCGGACGAAACTATTTTCCACAAAATTGTCGATCTCATTAATGACTTTAAGCAGTATTTTATGGACTATAAACAGCCGGTATATGAAAATCCTTCTCCAGGGAATAAAGCCGGAGGGATTACTACGCTTGAGGATAAATCATTGGGTTGTACTCAAAAATCCGGGAACGCTACAGTGATGGATGTACTCAAGTATGGAGAGCTTATCACTAACAAAGGCTTAAATCTCCTTAACGCACCTGGCAATGATCTAGTGGCTTCCTCTGCACTGGCTGCTGCTGGCTGCCAATTGGTGATCTTTACGACCGGGCGGGGAACACCATTTGGTACATTCGTGCCAACGATGAAGGTATCTACCAATACCCCATTGTATGAAGGCAAACGTCACTGGATCGATTTTAATGCAGGTGTATTGGTGGAAGATGGTTCTCCAGATGAGGTCCTGCGCAGCTTCATAAACTATATTATTTCGGTGGCCAGCGGTGAATGGGTTAATAATGAAAAGAATAATTTCCGTGAGATCTCCATATTCAAAACAGGAGTAACGCTATAA
- a CDS encoding DUF1858 domain-containing protein, with product MEKVLSLDESIFEMVSRHPEVIEIMVELGFKDIAKPGMLQTAGRFMTLSKGIKLKKMDLEHVKLTFERHGFEII from the coding sequence ATGGAAAAAGTGCTGAGTTTGGATGAATCTATATTCGAGATGGTATCACGGCATCCGGAGGTCATCGAGATTATGGTAGAGCTGGGCTTTAAGGATATTGCCAAGCCTGGCATGCTGCAGACCGCTGGCCGTTTCATGACCTTATCCAAAGGAATTAAGCTGAAGAAAATGGATCTCGAGCACGTGAAGCTAACTTTTGAACGTCATGGTTTCGAGATTATTTAA
- the uxaC gene encoding glucuronate isomerase yields the protein MSKKFMDENFLLSSETAIKLFHNHAKDMPIIDYHCHLSPKEIYENKTFNNITEAWLYGDHYKWRVMRANGIEEKFITGDASDYDKFMAWARTVPMIIGNPLYHWTHLELQRFFGVYELLNEANAPKIWDEVNRQLQSEGFGARDLIIKSKVTTVCTTDDPVDNLEYHEKISNVSGFNASVVPGFRPDKALEINRPTFQPWVAQLSEVSGMAVENYGQFLAALESRVRFFHARSGRVSDHALDAVMFEPTTLEEATAIFAKALHEGTVSESEEKKYKGFTLVFLGKLYNELGWAMQFHIHALRNNNSVMFGRLGPDTGYDSINDGVIAKPLAGLLDALDRENALPKTILYSLNPNDNHVIASLMGSFQGGGIPGKIQFGTAWWYNDNKDGMLEQMKTLANLGVLSQFVGMLTDSRSFLSYTRHEYFRRILCDLVGSWVEAGEAPDDMELLGSMIENICYNNADHYFNFSKQALVTR from the coding sequence ATGAGTAAAAAATTCATGGATGAGAACTTTCTATTGTCGAGCGAGACCGCAATTAAGCTATTTCATAATCATGCGAAAGACATGCCCATTATCGATTATCATTGCCACCTCAGTCCAAAAGAAATTTATGAGAACAAAACGTTCAACAATATTACCGAAGCTTGGCTGTATGGCGACCATTATAAATGGAGAGTGATGCGCGCTAACGGTATAGAAGAGAAATTCATTACTGGCGATGCCAGTGATTATGATAAATTTATGGCCTGGGCTAGAACGGTTCCGATGATTATCGGGAATCCGCTATACCATTGGACGCATCTGGAGCTGCAACGTTTCTTCGGTGTATATGAGTTGCTGAATGAAGCTAACGCACCAAAAATTTGGGATGAAGTGAATAGACAGCTACAAAGTGAAGGATTCGGAGCAAGAGATTTGATCATTAAATCGAAGGTGACTACGGTTTGTACTACCGATGATCCTGTAGATAATCTAGAATATCATGAGAAAATCAGTAATGTGAGTGGGTTCAATGCTAGCGTTGTGCCGGGATTCCGGCCAGATAAAGCGCTTGAAATCAACCGTCCTACCTTCCAGCCGTGGGTAGCCCAGCTAAGCGAAGTTTCGGGAATGGCTGTTGAGAATTACGGACAGTTTCTTGCAGCATTGGAGAGCAGAGTTAGATTCTTCCATGCCAGAAGCGGCCGTGTATCTGACCATGCTTTGGATGCGGTAATGTTTGAGCCTACTACCTTGGAGGAAGCTACAGCTATATTTGCTAAAGCACTTCATGAAGGCACTGTAAGTGAGAGTGAAGAAAAGAAATATAAAGGATTCACGCTAGTATTCCTCGGCAAATTGTATAACGAGCTGGGTTGGGCGATGCAATTCCATATTCATGCGCTTCGGAATAACAACAGCGTAATGTTCGGACGTCTCGGACCTGACACGGGTTATGATTCCATCAATGACGGCGTGATTGCTAAGCCTTTGGCGGGTCTGCTCGATGCGCTGGATCGTGAGAATGCATTGCCTAAGACCATTTTGTACTCACTGAACCCTAATGATAATCATGTTATTGCCAGTTTAATGGGCAGCTTCCAGGGCGGTGGTATTCCAGGCAAGATTCAATTCGGAACCGCATGGTGGTACAACGACAATAAAGACGGCATGCTGGAACAGATGAAGACACTTGCTAATCTAGGCGTACTTAGCCAATTTGTTGGGATGCTAACAGACTCCAGAAGCTTTTTATCGTATACCAGACATGAGTACTTTAGAAGAATCTTGTGTGATCTGGTAGGCTCTTGGGTAGAGGCTGGAGAAGCCCCGGATGATATGGAGTTACTGGGCAGTATGATTGAGAACATCTGTTACAATAACGCTGATCATTATTTTAATTTCTCGAAACAGGCATTGGTGACTAGGTAA